GATGACGGCGAAGGTGACGACGCAGATGCAAAGGGAAAGGTagtctcatcaaaaacaacatgtcGACTGATGTATATTCGACCCGTAGGAAGATGAAGACACTTATAACCCTTATGAGAGGGGCTATAGCCAATAAAAACACATGGAGAAGACAAAGCATCCATCTTATGAGACCTATACGGACGCAAGTGAGGATAACATAGACAGCCAAATACACGAAGAGAAGTGTAATCAGGTGAAATACCAAAAAGAGCTTCATATGGAGAAGAATTATGAACGGAAGTCGAAGGGACACGATTCATCAAATAACAGGCAGTGTAAAAGGAGTCATACCAATATGAAAACGGCACAGAGGCCATGTTAAGAATagtaagaccagtttcacgaatatgacgatgacgacgttcaaccaaaccattttgttcagaagtatgtggacatgaaaaacgatgaaaaATTCCAAGTTCTTGAAGATGTGGAGTTAATTTGCGATATTCAGCAGGATTATcagattgaaatatttttatctttcgaccaaaaagattttcaacatgcttttgaaaTAAGAAAAAGATAGAGAAAACATCAGATttttgagacataggaaacatccaagtaaaatGACTATACGCATCAAtgaatataatataatatttatatccttcattagataaaatatgagaGGGTCCCCATACATCGGagagaattaaatctaatggattcaaATAAACTGTTGTACTGGATTGAAAAGGTAATTTATGACTTCTATGCTCatgacaaaaggaacaaaaactgATAGTTTGATTTGAAACTGGAAGAGAAAACTGAGAAATAACTTTGCGAACTGTGCGCATCATTGGATGACCCATTCTAGCATGCCAGGCTTGTAAACTAGCACGTTCTCCTATGTAGGCCTGAGGAACTGGAGATGAAACATCAAGTTGATAGACACCACCCTTCCTAATGCCGCGAAGAAGAACCTTcccggtacatcgatccttcacaagacaaaaattcggatgaaattcaaataagacattGTTATCAGTAGTGAAACGAGAAACAGATAAGAGATTATGAGAGATTTTGGGTGTAAAGAGGACATTACGAAGCTGCAACTTACGGTTGGGAGTCCCTAAAATTGAGGAACCAACATTAGAAATTGGTATAGAAGAACCATTACCCATCTGAATTTGATTAGGACCAGTATACTCAGTAGGAAATTGAAGACGAGAGAAATCATTGGTAATGTGATCTGTAGCACCACTATCAGGCGTCCAAGAAGGTGATGATGAAAACCCAGGTCCATAGGCAGCATAAGCCCGAGGTGCAGAGGATGGTGGTTGACGCCTAGGTGGTCGAAAACTCTTGTCATAACGGTTCCAGCAGTCTTGGGCCTCATGATTTTTACGCCCACAAAGTTGACAACGAGGAGAAGAAGAATCAGAGGTTATAGGCCCACGTTGATTGTCAGGTGAAGCAGGCCCACGTTGATTCTGAAAACGAGCAGGCTGAGATGAACCAGGCCCATGGTGACTTTGATTTCTGTTGTTACCAGTAGAGCGAAAACAAGATGACTGGGAGTTGGGTGCTGAAGATGATCCAGATGATGAAAAGGAATGATACGAAGATTGTCGATTCTGGGCAGCGAGATTAGCAACTGGTTGAGAGTTGGAAAGCTTTGTCTGTTGATCAATACGTAGTTCAAATGTCAGGAGAAAAGTGAGAAAATCTTCAACAGACAACGAACTCATCGTGGTGGTTAATGATGTGACAATAGCATCATAGGTACTGTCCAAGCCAGCTAAGAGACAATGACGAAACTCTTTGTCTGTGACAGTGGtgtctgctgctgccaagctatcCACAAGATCACGAGCACGGTCTATATACTGACGCATAGTTTGAGAACCTTTCCGTAATGCTCGCAGTTCacaatgaagatgatgaacttgaGCATCAGATTTAGAGCCATAAAGAGATTCCAGAGATGACCAGATTTCTTTGGACGTTGTTAAACGATGAACATGACGAAAAGTAGCTGGGGTAAGAGAGGAAAATAGCCAACTAACTAAGAGTTTATCCTGTTTTCTCCAGGAAAGATAGGCAGGGTTTGGGAGATCAGCAGTAAGAGTTTCTGTAGGGCATGGAGTTGCACCAGTGACATAACCATCCAAGTCATGCCCCTGAAGGTAAGGAAGAAACTGAGCACGCCACAAGGAGTAATTGGTATCGTCTAGCTTTACGGTGATCATGTGATGTGGCTGAGAGAACTGAAAAGAAGACATCGTAGAGGACTGCAGGGAAGATATGGTAGAGTTGATTATAGCAGAAACTGAAGAAGAGGCTGTAGAAGATGTGGTTGATGATTCTGTCATGACTGAAATAGGATCGACTAACCTATTGATACCAAGATAGAACTTCTAGGTTAAAGGattaactactaggattaactaAAGAGAAGAGGGACGAGGTTAAACAAGAGTCAAgactgttttcaattgatttcaaTGTACAGAATATACAGAGACTCAATGCATATATATGCATAACTAACTTGAGGGTTAAGATACAATCTTTCCCAAATAAAGACAATTCCCTAATATACAGAGATTTCCAAATATACAAGTTGTGTTATCTTGAGAGTTAAGTCACGTTGTGTTAACACACacaaacccatattctgtatAGAAAATGTTTTTCTACTAACTTGTAGATGGATTGAGCCAAAGTGGTCTTTCCCAATCCCCCCATACCCACTATAGATATGACAGACACTTTTTCTTGTTGATTGGAATGTATAGAAGATGATGATACTGATGAGGTTAGTAGCTTTACTATCTCTGACTTATCATGCTCCCTTCCTACAATTTTTGAATCATCACCAAAGAATGAAGCAGTTAGACGCTTACGTTTCTCAGCAGTTTGGTCATCGTATCGACGACTAGTTTCACCAGTCGATTGAAACTGTAACATTTTCATATCAGTTGCAATTTGGTTTAATTGTTTATTGATAGCTTTGATTTTGTGAGCCATTTTAAAACGAGAGGCAACTTGGTTGGAGgatgaaaaaaattcttttacCTTGCTGTTGTTCATTTCAGATCGACGTATAGCTTTGTAGGAAAATTCGTCCAGAATATCATCAACATCGTAAGCAACTTCCTTGAGCCTTTTTAACCAAAGCGAAACTTCAACATCGTTGATCTGTTTCTCTCCGCATCAGATGTTTTAGCGTCGATCAATTCCAGTGTTTCTTTAAGCCTTTTCAGCTCATCCTTGACACCCCAAGCCAAACTAATCTCACTGGCAACAAGAAAAACCAGCCTTTTTAAAGTTTCTGATGCACCATGAACAAAGATACCCTCGATCCCCATTATAATCAAGAGGATTTTAAACAGATTAATACTGGATTGTTTAAATGATTGTTGTAGCAGTTAAGAGTCAACAAAACGCAGAAGTTTAAAGCAAGTGTTTTGTGGTTGTGGAGGATTTGATCTCTCTATTAGCTGGAGACGTGGTATCTCTATTGTATATCGAAAAGTCAATTACGCAGCTAGACACAGCATGGGCCACATCGAGAAAGTTATTTCATGTCTAAAACTTTCATGGCTGCCAATACGGGGTACCAGATTTATATAAGACAATTATGTAGCTACAGCTGCTAGATACGGAATGAATACAACATACGTGGCTACCATTTGATACATTTATCTGCGGCAAGCAAGATGTTTAACTACAATTAGATCAAAGAGGTTTAACTAAACTGATCAAAGAGGTATTCTGCCCAACCGCAGTTCTGGAAAGTTATTCTGTAAAGTCACTTGGAGGATCTAATTTGGAAGTAAATCATCAGCATTGTTGCTAGGAATCAGCCACGAGTCAAAAAGAAAAATGTCCATGAGCAATTATAAACTGAAACTTTGATGTCGCATCAATTTGATGAGATTAAACGTATCAGAATAATCTGATATTTCAAATTTGTACATGGGGGTGTAATCCACTCCTAGAACAACtcttttgattttctccatgtGGATACATGCTCCTATACATACACTGGTATCAAAATGTGATGCACATACTGACAGACATAAGTGAAGTGGAATACTATTATGCTCCCTCAATCTGAAATTATGGAGAGATGGGGACTTGGGTTATCTCCAACTGCTTTGAAAAGGAGAGTTAGAAATTGAAGAAGCTGCAAGAGACCTATTCACAAATGGATGATCTAAAAGCATAGCAGCAGTCGGTCGATCTTCTGGTTTAACTTGTAAGCACTTGAGGATGAAGCTTCGTGCATCTTCCGAAAGGTTATTAGGAACAGATGGTGGTTCACCCTTCCCAATCCTATAGGTTGCTTGCATCTGTCGTGAGAGAGACAGAGAAGAGAGAGGAGAACTGCTGTTAAAACTTCAAATATGCAAAATCAGGGTGTATAACTTCATTTTCATAAGTGGAACACAGCGAAGATGTGAAACGGCAGATGCATTATTAACTACTAAGAGACGGATATCACAAAGAAATGAGTGATGGAAATTATCCAAATAGGCTATAGTGAGGCAGGCACATAAACACTGGTATCAAACGATTCTTGAAATGGGTCCTTCAGTATATTTACTGACCATCAATCTTAACTAACATATCAAACCTAGCTCCTTCTACAGAAGGAAACCATCCCTTTCATCATAACAGTTTATCACAGTATTGAACTAGCATCCTGATATTTCATGTAATTGGAGTTCCAAGATGTAAACGATTTTAAAGCAAGTATTTCAAGAACTTGTTTATGTAGGAAGTAGCCATCATTACAGCATGTGGTACTATAATCCACAAAACAACCACTGCAAGAGAAGAGCAAGACATCAAGTATGAAATTTAGACTTATCAAAATGCAGTGCTTACCCATTCTAGGGGAGCGTACGGAAGTTGATGAGTTAACATCTCCAAGACTGTGCAACCAAGGCTCCAGATATCAGCTGGAAGTCCATAGCCAGTATTCTTCCTATTAACAACCTGCGAACAAATACACATGAATATTAGAAAACTAATGCACGCTTTCACTGCCATTGTGTGAAGGTGTCTCACTTCCACTCTTTATAAAATAATCTttgtttacagaaaaacatcCCTCGCAATCCCAAACTTTCAAATTGTTCTTACTTCTAAATGCTCAAAACTAATCATCCTCAGCATTGCATTGTTGCAGATGTACTGAGAACTTTGCATAAGCAAATGATGTTGACTATACCGTCTGATATTTGATGCTCCGAACTGGAAATGGGCGGATATTTAAATCCATGCCTTCCAGCCAGTATGATAGTTTCACTATTGTTTTTCATTAAGAATGAAACAATTGAATGCTACAGAATAAAACATTAAATAAATGTATAAGATACGATGCAAACCTCAGGCGCCATCCAAAAAGCAGTTCCTTTGGAAGATTTCACATCATTTAATTTGGTTGTCTGAAGGCATATAACGATAAGTAAGCTGAGACTTTAGCAACagcttcaggaaaaaaaaaatgaaggatcTAACACGCTGAGGGAAAAAGAACCTTTGCCAATCCGAAATCCGCAAGCTTTACCGACCCATTTGCATCCACCAGTATATTGGCACATTTAATATCCCTAGGAGATGACAAAGAAGGCAGGATGCGTCAAAATGGTATCACAGAAGGTCCTTATCAAAGCTACTAAGTAAGTTgtgattttttgttttctttacatTTCATGTAATCAGACAAAATAAAACTATGGTCCAGAAATGTTGATAAAGACAGCAGGACGAGTTAGAAATATGaatgaaaattatctttataGGTTCGTCTTATGACAATCAGAATACTTATCATCAGCAGGTACCGAATAGATTCAAATTCTTCAAATTTCCATTTAGTAAAAACATCCGAGCACTAGAAACTACATTTTGACAAGGTCGGTAACTTAAAGGTGAAATATAAACAGATTGTCAAAAATGTTCAAAGAAAAACTGGCTACAAGGACAGTTgtcattttgtgttggctttaagGACATCAtgccttttctttcttttttccagGACAAGTTCAAAGTAATATTTTGATCCAAGGAAACATGACTACAAATGTATGGCTAATATGCATACCACAAGCCTTAACATACCGTCTAGTGTGTATAATTTGCTCAAACTAAACGGGCTTAACTTTATGCTTTGCTGTGCATATGCCTGCATCAAAAAACCTCTTACACGCAAACTAAATCTTACACGTTAAATTTGCTCGTCACCACACAAACAACACTGTATATCCAAGAGAGCGTCAACCTTTTGTTGTCCTCCAGACCAATTCTCTCAAATTTAACTGGAATCACCTGTGGTGTTCGTCGATATCAATAGGGGATCTCTACTGGTTTGACATACAATGAGAAATTGTATATATAAAGAAGCCCACTTTAAATGGTAAGCCCGTGTTCTGCGgaggacttcttatgaagcctgTGTGAAGGCTAGATAGGATTATGCCTGGTGGATGTAGTCTACTACTCTCGCGTACCCTAAGAAGATATTGGGAAGGTCCTCAAGCACGAACTCTCAAGGCCTTTTGACAGTAATCGCACACCCAACCCAGACCTTAAGTCGCAAAATTGTGCATAGCTAGATAGGGTTTTACAAATAATGATCACGGGGAAAACTGCAGAAGATTCTTAAGAAACAACTTCAAACAGCCAATACTTTCATACAAAGGATTCAAAATAGAATGTTAAGACTCTGAGTCTAACCAGATCTTCGAACTATCAACACTGAAGGCTGCAGCTTACTAAGACTAATCATAAACATATGGTTTTGGCAATGGACCAACATTAGAATGTGCACCTCAGGTTCAACTACAAATCAGTAGCTCAAGCACTACACTAAGGATTCGAAAGAGAATGTTAAGAGTCTGAGTCTAAAAAAGATCTTCGAAGTATCAACACTGAAGGCTGCAGTTAACTTAAATTAATCATAAACAGATGGTCTTGGCAATAAACCAACATAAGAATGTTCACCTCAGGTTCAACGACAAATCAGTAGCTAAGCACTACACTAAACAGTTAAGATGTATCACCTGTGAACCACGTCTCGATCATGCAGATACTTCAAACCATGGAGAATCTGCCTTGTGTATGAAGAGACTTGAGAATCTCTTAAAtcatacttttgatacaactGTGCAAGCGAACCTTTTGTAACTAGCTCGAGGAAGATATAAAGTTTACCTTCAGCCTGAAAAATTAGTATGTAAAAATTGCAACCAATTAACTATTTCTGGAAACGTAAAGGAGCATTTGGAATACCCTTATCCTCAATTATTTATAGCATTAGTTTTAAAATCTAGTTGACATATGTGAATATGTGTCTCTGCTAAGAATATCTATAGATACGTGGGATTGACGAGAAAGGTAGCTTGTTGCAACAGTTCTAAGACTGACAGATGACAAACAAACTTTAAAGTTATGCATGCAACAATATATGAGGTGTATAATGCACCCGGCAGGTGAGGTGATGTCACACCACCTTCCGAATTATTTTCCTAAAAAGAATTTAATATGAAGACCGACTATCACTACTTTGCTAATGCACCCGGCAGGTGAGGTGATGTTTATTAGTCTACTTAAGTTTATTTTTTAAGCAAAGGTGGGGTGTCTAATTAGAACAGAGTTTTTAGTTCCTTGGTACTTCAGTCTATCATTGCCTAGTACAACAGTATATCACATTCTCCTTAAAATAAATTAGTAAGTGCAAAACCTCGTTCAGGATGCCAGCTTTGtacaaatatatatgaaataaaagatCAGAAGCCAAAAACCAATTCAAATATATAAGAAGCATTACCTTGTCTGTTCCAAGATATTGAACAATGTTCTCATGCTCAAAATTACTTAGCAGTGCGATCTCCTGAAGCAATAAGCGAGAAGCTAGAGTGAGAAGGCGTTTAATGCGAGTAAAATTATCAGTTAAGTATCTTAAGCAGCAAGTACAGCCTGTATAGTGGCAAGGACTCTTCCCTTCATGAATGCAAGAGGCATGACAGCATAAGCTAATCCAAAAGTTTATCTTGTTAGAATTATCAAAATGTCTAACCTGCTCTAGCTGATATACACTTTTCTTTCCCTGGTTTCCTTGATCAAGTAAAGAGACCTCCTTCACAGCAAAAAATAACCCGTCACTGCAGACAAAAATTGGTGAGATGAGCTCTAGTTGCAAAACTCCTTCGGAATCATATGTTGAAcgacctttttctttttcagagtAACGAAAATTATTTCAGAAAAACCTGGGTTAGAGAAGATAATGACTCTTGCTGCATCATTATTATTGCCTCTTTAATAAGGGTAAGAAAGGTACAAATGATGTGTGTGCGCGTAGAACTTAGACAGCTGTTCGAACTCTGTTAAATGGGGTCATGACTTAAGTCGTACCTAAAGAACAGAAATAGCCATTCAAGAACCTTTTAACTTTTAGGCATGGTGCAATTTGCCCGGTGTAAGCTTGGGGTGGCATGTTAAGAGTCATATGTACCTGGTGTTGAAAGCATAATATTATAGAATTGGCTACAAATGGGTCTTGAGCTGCACATGTAGAATGCCATGCTTAGCACCACATGAACTTATGCAAGTTGACACACGCAAGGTGGAGAGATATCTATCAAGTTATACAGTTACCTATTCAATGAAATCTAGTTTCCTTTTTGACTTTTTCTTATAGTTTATTTGTACTAGACTTTGACTTTCACATAGTATCTTCCGGTTTCTTCTTTACAATCAGATTCACTGCATTCTTTTTCGCTTTATGTTACATTAAACTTTACTGGCCTAGCTGATTTAGTAGAATAAATACTTATTTTCAGAACCTCTTTATAATAAAGAGGCTTGTTACCTACAGACCGCCGGTAGTTATGCgaagaaataaaaatagaaaactccaACTCTGATGCAAGAAGGATTCCAATCCCAGACCTCTTTACTCTACTTCTCATAACTTCTTCCATTAAAAGAGCGAAAAAGAAGCAGAAGCCCAATGTTCTATCAGACGTCTACATAGATAACAGTGTCTAATGGCAATGCAGG
This DNA window, taken from Papaver somniferum cultivar HN1 chromosome 3, ASM357369v1, whole genome shotgun sequence, encodes the following:
- the LOC113359490 gene encoding putative disease resistance protein RGA3; the encoded protein is MAHKIKAINKQLNQIATDMKMLQFQSTGETSRRYDDQTAEKRKRLTASFFGDDSKIVGREHDKSEIVKLLTSSVSSSSIHSNQQEKVSVISIVGMGGLGKTTLAQSIYKLVEKHFLYRIWVCVC